Sequence from the Fodinibius salicampi genome:
AAGAGGCCTCTCTAAAAGTTTATGATATTACGGGCAGACTAATAGCTACTTTGGCTAATGGAGTAATTGAAGACGGATCACATACAGAAGTTTTCAATGCCGACGGATTAGCATTAGCGAGTGGCATCTATTTTTACAGCCTTACAACCGAAAATGCTATTCTTACAAGAAAAATGACCTATCTAAAGTAATGTTACATGATAGGTAGTACTATGGATGATCGCTTTCCCCAGTATATAGTATTTTCAGTAAAAATTGCTGGGACAAATATCTCTTCTAAGTTTGATTTTATAATTAAAAGATATTTTTTCGGAACACTTCCTAGGAAGTTGTGTTAAAGAAATATAATATTAAAATTTATTAATAAATAAGCTTATATTTGAGTTGGTTAGTAATGAAGCTGTTTTGCAGTTCGTTTGATATCATTTACAAATAATATTTTCCCATTTAAATAGATTAATAGCACGCTTTTGCATAAAGAAAAAGTATTGTTTCTCGTTGGCCTTTTATTCCTTATTTGTACCTTGGGTCCCATCCCGGCGACTGCGCAGCTCCCGCAGGATCACGGGTACCAGGGCGAACTTCGGAATTATATAGGGTCACTCTCGGAGGGAGATTTTGAGCTTGATTTATCCCCATTAACGGTAGAGACCAGTTATTTTGATACCGATGCGGAGATTTATCAATCGTGGTTGGTTTTTGGACATGATGCCTCAGAATTTCCTCCAGCCGATGGGATACGGGTGGGTTCAGATTATTTTACTCTTGATGCTATTGAATCCGGTGGGAGCGTGCATATGACCATTGGCCGCGGGGGATGGATCTCGGCGCTGGCCACTGCTTTTTTTGCCGACTGGAACTATGAAGGCAATCCGCATTACGATTCCCGGGCGGTCAAGCTCCGGGCCTTTGTAGCCGCATCCGTCGATATGATGATGCAGGATCAGGCCCACGATGAAGGTAATGGCGACCGCTCTGATTTTTTGGGTGGACAGTTGATCCAGTGGGCCTATGCGTATGGGGTGGCCAAAGACGAGCTGCCGGAATCGGCCAAAGCCGCCTTTGAGGAAGGGCTCATCCGCATGTTTGAAAAATTGGAGTCGTGGGGCCCGACCGGGACCCATGCTGATATGGATACGCGTGCTATCCCGGGGGTACTTTATGTGGCCCGGCATGTGGAGAGCCAAGACCTGACCCAGCGGGCGTATGATTATATTGACCGGGTATTGGACAGCCATTTTAGGCCAGCCGGCTATATTGATCATGGCGGGGCGTATGATGCCTCCTATAACGGCATTAGTTTGTTCCATCTGAATTGGGGAGCGTATTTGTCCGAGTACTCCCCGATCGTAGAGGCCCTGCAACAAATGACGAAACTGAAAGCCCACCTTACCTTCCTGGATCCGGACGGGGACCACAATACGCCCCATCACAGCAACTCCTCGAGTGCGGGGGATGCCGCGGAGGACCAGTGGATGCGTCATTTTCGTAATGCCGGGTTGGCCTACTGGTCGGATGAGGGGATGGCCCTGTTGGGAGAAGACAATATAGCTGATGCCTCAACGATGATCAGTGATATGAATTTTAGGTCGGACTTTCTGAATAGCTCCGACGGGCAGGAAGACTTTGATGATCCGGACAGCAGTACGCCGGGGGAATGGGAGCGACGGCACTGGACGGTGACGAACTTTAACTATACGTCGCTGTATTATCGGGAGGACCATTATGATCGGCTCCGGTCGGCCACACAGCGAGAATTAACCCTTCCCTTTGAACGGGGTGAAAAGTTTATTGAGAGTTTCGATGATAAATTTTTGTCCACCCGCCAGAAAGGATACGGAACGGTGCTGTTTAATGACCGGCTTTCCTGGTGGACCAGCGAAGGACAAACCGAAGAGCTGAATGGGTTTGGGGGTGGAAATATCTCGGCTTTTTGGACGCCTGCGACCGGAACGGTACTTATGGGGGTGGCCCGGGGCACCCGTCACGGCGGGCACGACCTGCAGGACTGGCCGATGTGGCCGGTCCACGCGCTGAGCGGCCAGACGACGGGAGGAGCGGCCTTTAGTTCCGCCCTCCAGCGTCATCCGGAGGCGAGCTATGCCCTCAATCAGGATCTTCCCACGGTCACGGTCAGCGGGGATCTGTCGAATGAGTGGTCCGATCCCACAGGGGGGATAAGCGGGCAGGCCAGCTACCAGCGGGAGTTTACGATTGGGGAGGAGGAACTCTATGTGACAACCTCAGTTAATGGGGATTCCGGCACCGAGGTGGAGGAACTCTATGAGATTCTGCCGGTATTCCGCCGCAATGCCTCCGACCAGTCCTCCGATACCCAAACGCAGATTGCCTTTGAGGTGGATGGCAGCTGGGAGCCGGCCGGCACGGATATGAAGACGGTCACCCGCATTCGCCTGCAGCGGTTTGAGGGGACGGTCATGATTGAGTTTGCCAGCCCTGCCCGGGTGAAGCTGTCTTCGGAGGATTTTTACATCAACCCGTCCAGTCAGAGCGGAGCCCAGGTACGCAATATTCTGATTGACCTGCTGGGCAGTGGCGGCCCCGCCCCGCTGGGAGGGCAGGCCATCGAATATCGAATTTATAATCCAGATGTATCAACTAACGATGATTGGCAAGACGAACCGGATCCAGATACTACCTCTCCTGAAATAAGTGTATCACATAGCCCATCAAATCCGAATGATACCGACGAAATTACGTTTTCTGCTACGGCAGAGGATAGCAGCGGCATCTCGAAAATAGAGATTTACGTTAATGAAAATTTAGAGAAAACCTGTGAAGGGTCTACAAATTGTGAAGTAATCGGGGGTCCTTATCCGGCGGGAGACGTTAGCTACCATGCAATTGCATATGATGCATCCGGGCAAGCCAATAAGGCAGAAAGTAGCGTAAAGACAGTATCTGTATCTAATTCAGAAGACACAGAGGCAGATACTACTGCTCCCGAAATAAGTGTATCACACAGTCCCTCCAATCCGGATGAAACCGATGAAATTACTTTTTCTGCTACGGCAGAAGATAGCAGCGGCATCTCCAAGATAGAGATTTATGTTAGTGATAGTTTGGAAAAAACCTGTGAGGAATCTACAGACTGTAAACTAACCGGGGGTCCTTATCCGGCGGGAGACATCAGCTACCAGGCAATTGCATATGATGCATCTGGGAAAACCAATGAAGCAGAAAGTAAGTCAAAAACAATTTCTGTCTCTGAGGAAGAGTATCCTGAAAATAATAACTGGCCAACTATCGATACCCCCGAGCTTAGTAAGAAGGGAGAGATGTTGCATGTGGAAGCTTCTAAAGCACAGGACGAAGACGGAGACTCTGTTTTTACAAATATTGATTGGCGCATAAACGGAGAAAGTATTTCTCTTATTAATTATTCTTTTGATGTAGAAGGTTCGGTAGCAAAGGATTCTTTAGCAAAAGATTTTACTTCATATCAGAATCATGGAAAGCAAAAAACTAAGTCACATATCCCTGCCTGGACGACCAAAGGGAGAAAGGCGGGGGCTTACTATTTTGATGGGCAGGGAGATCATATTTATACACCGACATCTGATAAGATTGAATCACTCAAAGCATTTACTATCGAGTTTTGGATGAAACATGATAACTGGGGAAAAGAATGGGCTACCTTGGTAAGTAAACCTTATTATAATGATAAATGGGAAGATCCGTGGAGTGTGTTTAAAATTGGAAGAGATGGCCCTAGAGAACAATTAAATTTTCAAATTACGGTGAGCGATGGTAAGGCTGTAAGTGTCCAATCCAAAAGTGACATTTCGGGTAATCAATGGGTCCATGTAGTGGGGACTTATGATGGAAAGATGCTAAAGTTGTATATAAATGGAGAGTTGGATAAGCAAATCCAGGTTGATGAACCACTGGTTTCCGGGAGAAAGACGGGTATATATCTGGGCAGTAAATGGGGGAAGGATAATGAGCAAGAAGCGTACAGAGGATTGATGGATGAATTTCGTCTTTTCAATAGGGCGTTATCCCCTCAACAGATTGAAAGACATTATGCCACCAAGTATACGGATTTTTCTTTGGATGAAGTATCGGATGGAGAGGAGTGGACAGCTTTGGTTACCCCAACAGATACTAAAGTTTATGGGGAGAGTAAAGAATCCAATGAATTGGTAATCGAACAGTCAAACAATGACGAGGGTTCAGAGTTAACTCTTAGTCAGAATTATCCGAATCCTTTCCAGTCTGAGACTAATATTGAGTACACATTACCGGATGAGGAAGTAGAGGTTAGCCTAATTATATATAATACCGTTGGCAAAAAAGTAGCTACACTGGTCGATTCCGAACCACAGTCCGGTGTACAACAAATTCCATTTGATGCATCTGATTTTAATCTTAGCAGTGGAATATATTTTTATCGATTAAAGGCAGGCGACACTCATTTTTTAAAAAAAATGACCTATATAAAGTAGGTATACAACAACCCACCTTATCATTTTCTATTTTAAGAATACCATTATATATAAGATATATGAAGTTATATTTTACTAATATTGATTAAGGAATATTAATAAATTATTACAGACTAATAGTCTTTTCTTTTTTTGCTTATCTTATGATGATCAAACAATGAAAAATTGGTGTTGAGTAAAATGAAAAAAGAGTAAAAACTATTTTACTTACCAGTTATCATATCTCTATAATAATCCCCTGTTCTTTTGTTTCCACCCATTATTCAGAATAATACTGATTAAGTTTTTTTAATGAGTGTCTATTTCCTTGACTACCAATAAGGAATATTCTACCATTAAAAAAAGGGTTTTCGGAATAGTTTAGAAGAGAGTTCTAACTAACAATACATTGTAAAGAATAATAATCTTGAGGGGTACAATGAAGGTAGTAATTCTTGCTGGGGGTTATGGTACACGACTAAGTGAAGAGACAGCTGTTCGTCCAAAGCCGATGGTTGAGATCGGGGAGAAACCCATACTTTGGCACATCATGAAAATATATTCTTCATATGGCTTAAATGACTTTGTTATTTGCTGTGGTTATAAGGGACGGATAATCAAAGAGTATTTTTCTAATTATTTTTTGCACGAGTCAGATATGACATTTGACTTGAAAAACAACAGCATGGAAGTTCATCATAATGATGTTGAACCTTGGAAAGTATCTTTAATTGACACCGGTAGTGGAACAATGACCGGAGGGCGGCTGAAAAGGGTCGGTCATTTACTTGATGGTGAGACTTTCTGTTTAACCTACGGAGATGGGGTCAGTAATCTGAATATCAAAAAACTTATCGAATTCCATAAAGACCATAATTTAAAGGCGACACTGACTGCTGTACAGCAGCCCGGCAGATTTGGAGCATTTAAATTGGGGAAAGGAGAGTATGTAATTGACTCGTTTAACGAAAAGCCCAAAGAAGAAGGGGCTTGGATTAACGGTGGTTTTTTTGTTCTGGAACCTGAAGTTTTAGACCTAATCGAAGGTGATTCTACTGTTTGGGAAAGAGAGCCACTGGAAAGGCTTGCTAATTCGCAAGAACTAGCTGCATTCAGGCATTATGGGTTTTGGCACCCAATGGATACACTTAGAGATAAAAATAATTTGGAGGATTTATGGAAATCCGACAGTTGTCCGTGGCGTGTTTGGGCAAAGAGTAGCAAAGAGGAATATGTATAATTATATAATTGCCGGTGGCGGAATAGTGGGTTTAGCGACCGCGTTTGCGTTAAAGCAGAAGAAACGTGATTTGTCAATCATAATTTTGGAAAAAGAGAATGCTCTTGCAACTCACCAGACGGGTAGAAATAGTGGAGTAATTCATTCGGGAGTGTATTATAAACCGGGTAGTATTAAGGCAGATTTAGCCACACGTGGGAGCAGAAGTATGATTGAATTTTGCCGCGAGTTCGGAATAGCCTACGAGAAATGCGGAAAAGTCATAGTGGCTACAGATCAGCGCGAATTGGACTATCTCGATGTGCTGGCAGAAAGAGGTAAGATGAATGGTTTGTCAATTAAACGAATAGGGAAGGATGAACTGAATGAGCTTGAACCACATGTCAACGGTATTGCAGCCTTACACGTACCTGAGGCGGGAATAGTAAACTATCGTGAGGTTTCAGAAGTTCTTGCCAATGAACTGTTGAAATCGGGAGTGGAGATAGCTTATAACAATAAAGTTACGGGAATTGTAACGGAGTCCGAAAATTGTTTGATTGAAGCTACTGGTGGAATTTTTAAAGCAGAATACCTGATCAACTGTGCCGGTTTGAACAGCGATATTCTCGCTGCCAAATCAGGGATTGAACTCAGGCATAGAATTGTGCCATTCAGAGGTGAGTATTATGAGTTGATTCCTGAGAGGCGCTATTTAGTTAAAAATTTGATTTATCCGGTTCCCAATCCTTCTTTTCCTTTTCTCGGGGTTCATTTTACAAGAATGATTGACGGTAGCATTCATGCGGGGCCTAACGCTGTGTTGAGTTTGAAAAGGGAAGGCTATGAAAAATTCTCTTTCAATGCATCCGATACGTGGAGCACAATTTCATATCCTGGATTTTGGAGGCTGGTACAAAGGCATTGGCAAGATGGATTTAGAGAGTTTTATCGATCAATTTCTAAAGCTGAATTTGTTAAAAGTCTCCAAAAGCTCATACCTGAAATTAGCGCTGAGGATTTAATACCCTCCCCATCTGGAATCAGAGCCCAGGCATTGAATCCGGACGGTAGTCTCGTGGATGATTTTCTAATCATGTACGAAGGTAGGAGTATACATGTTTGTAATGCTCCTTCACCCGCGGCAACTGCCTCTTTGGAAATCGGGAAAAAGATATCAGAGTATGCTTTAAATCTAAATAAATTAAAAACAGTAGCATGAAAATTTTAGTCACGGGAACAGACGGATATATTGGTTCAATTTTAGGACCATATTTAATTAAAAATGGGCACGATGTAACCGGTCTAGATACGGGGTTCTACCGGTCAGGGTGGCTATATAATAATGATGAAGGGAAAAAGTACCCAAGCTACATCAATAAAGATCTGAGAAATATTAATGCAGAGGACTTGGAATCGTTTGATGCGGTGGTTCATCTCGCAGAATTATCGAATGATCCGCTGGGAAAGCTGAATCCGGAGATAACGTATAAAATCAATCATAAGGGCAGTGTTAGAATTGCCGAGCTGTGTAAAGAGGCTGGCATAGAACGATTTGTTTATGCTTCATCGTGCAGTGCATATGGGATTGGAAATGATGGCTACAAGACGGAGGAATCGGAGGTAAATCCACAAACGGCCTATGCTGAGTGTAAGGTCCGTGTTGAGCGGGATGTATCAAAATTGGCGGATGACGATTTTTCTCCAACCTTTTTACGTAATGCTACGGCATTTGGTCCGTCACCACGTATGAGGTTTGATATTGTTCTTAACAATCTCTCTGGTTTAGCTTGGACTACCGGGGAAATCAAAATGATTAGTGATGGAATGCCGTGGCGTCCCCTTGTTCATGTAAATGATATAAGTAAAGCTATTTTGTGTGTATTAAATGCTCCCAGAGATGTAGTCCATAATGAGATTTTTAATGTGGGAGATACTGATGAAAATTTCCGGGTTAAAGAAATAGCCCAGATCGTGAGTGAAGCTTTTCCGGGATGTGAGACATCCTTTGGAGACAGTGGGGGAGATAATAGGAGTTACCGAGTGTCGTTTGAGAAGATTAATAACAATCTTCCGGGATTTTCTTGTGAATTTACCGCCGAAAAAGGTGCAGAACAGCTCTATAAAATATTTTCCAAAATCAATATGGATGCTGAAACCTTTGATTACCGGGCATACACACGTCTTGAGCAACTAAAATACCTGTTAAGAACTGAACAGTTGAACGAAGATTTATATTGGGTGTAAAGATGATATTTCATAAAACAAATCTCAAAGATGCCTACATCATAGAATTGAATAAGCTGAAAGATGAAAGAGGCTTCTTCGCCCGGCAATATTGCCAGAATGAATTTCGTGATCATGGTATCCAGATATCTATAGTTCAGGCCAATGTATCCTACAATAAGTTAAAAGGGACACTTCGGGGAATGCACTACCAGACCGAGCCCCATGGGGAAGCTAAGCTAGTACGGTGTACAAAAGGAGGAATTTATGACGCTATAATAGATGTACGGTCAGGTTCGCCCACCTTTAAAAAATGGATCGGTGTGGAATTGACTGAGCATAATCACAAGATGTTATATGTACCAGAGGGATTTGCACACGGATTTATTACCCTGCAAGATGACACGGAAGTAACTTACCAGGTTTCAGAGTTTTATACCCCGGGTGCGGAAGAAGGTATACGATGGAATGATCCCACCTTTAATATCGATTGGCCAGCCGAGGTAAATGTGATTTCAGAAAAAGACCTTAATTGGCCGGATTTTGATTCTGAGTAACCAAGGTTAATTGAACTAATAAATATTTTTTTAAAACGGGAAGGGGTAACTGATGATAATAGTTGACAAAGCGCTTGAAAAAAGAGAAAAAGAGAAAAATCCTATTAAAGTTGGAATGGTTGGGGCTGGTTTTATGGGAAAGGGAATTGCCCTTCAGATTCATGCGGCAACTAAGGGAATGAGGCTGGTTGCTATTTCCAATAGGGACAAAGAAAAAGCATATAAAGCTTATAGTAAAGCAGGAATCAAAAATGTTGAAGAAGTTGACTCCGTTGACAAGCTCGATAGTGCAGTTCGCAATAATAAAAGTACGGTAACTGACAACCCATTTCTTTTGTGTAAATCAGCAGAAATTGATGTGATAGTTGAGGTAACCGGGGCTGTTAAATTTAGTGCTGAAGTGGTTTTAGAAGCTATTCAAAATAAAAAGCATGTTGTGCTGATGAATGCGGAACTGGATGGAACGGTCGGACCTATTTTAAAAGTGTATGCCGATAAAAATGATGTAATTATAACAAATGCTGATGGTGACCAACCCGGTGTCATCATGAATCTTTATCGGTTTGTTAAAGGAATTGGAGTAAAACCAGTGCTATGTGGGAATATTAAAGGGCTCCATGACCCGTATCGAAATCCAACAACCCAAGAGGGCTTTGCCAAAAAGTGGGGACAAAAGCCTTCAATGGTAACCTCCTTTGCTGATGGGAGTAAAATCTCTTTTGAACAGGCTATTGTGGCAAACGCTACAAATATGAAAGTTGGGAAGAGGGGAATGTATGGTCCCACGGTGCCTTCGGGTACGCCAATCTCCGAGGTTATACGGGAATATCCTGAAGAATTATTGGAAATTGAACAGGGGGTTGTTGATTATGTTGTGGGGGCCGTACCCGGACCAGGTGTATTTATAATCGGTACACATGATAATCCAACTCAGCAGCATTATCTGAATCTCTATAAGCTGGGAGAGGGGCCATACTACTGTTTCCATACCCCTTATCACTTGTGCCATTTTGAGGTTCCCAATACAATAGTACGTGCTGCTTTGTTTGATGACGCAACTATTGCTCCGAACGGAGGACCATCCGTCGAAGTTATAACCATCGCCAAAAAAGACCTAAAAGCCGGCGAAGTGATCGACGGGATAGGCCACTATATGACATACGGCGTTTGTGAAAATGCAGAAGTAACCGATTCGGAGAATCTGTTGCCTTTAGGTGTGGCTGAGGGATGTACATTGAAAAAAGATATAGCAAAGGATCAGGCGATTACTTACGACGACGTTAAAGTACCCGAAGGAAGATTAATTGACCAGCTGCGTATTGAACAGAAGAAATATTTCTCATAATGCTATGATCCTAATATATATTTGTAAAGAT
This genomic interval carries:
- a CDS encoding NAD-dependent epimerase/dehydratase family protein, whose protein sequence is MKILVTGTDGYIGSILGPYLIKNGHDVTGLDTGFYRSGWLYNNDEGKKYPSYINKDLRNINAEDLESFDAVVHLAELSNDPLGKLNPEITYKINHKGSVRIAELCKEAGIERFVYASSCSAYGIGNDGYKTEESEVNPQTAYAECKVRVERDVSKLADDDFSPTFLRNATAFGPSPRMRFDIVLNNLSGLAWTTGEIKMISDGMPWRPLVHVNDISKAILCVLNAPRDVVHNEIFNVGDTDENFRVKEIAQIVSEAFPGCETSFGDSGGDNRSYRVSFEKINNNLPGFSCEFTAEKGAEQLYKIFSKINMDAETFDYRAYTRLEQLKYLLRTEQLNEDLYWV
- a CDS encoding LamG-like jellyroll fold domain-containing protein is translated as MHKEKVLFLVGLLFLICTLGPIPATAQLPQDHGYQGELRNYIGSLSEGDFELDLSPLTVETSYFDTDAEIYQSWLVFGHDASEFPPADGIRVGSDYFTLDAIESGGSVHMTIGRGGWISALATAFFADWNYEGNPHYDSRAVKLRAFVAASVDMMMQDQAHDEGNGDRSDFLGGQLIQWAYAYGVAKDELPESAKAAFEEGLIRMFEKLESWGPTGTHADMDTRAIPGVLYVARHVESQDLTQRAYDYIDRVLDSHFRPAGYIDHGGAYDASYNGISLFHLNWGAYLSEYSPIVEALQQMTKLKAHLTFLDPDGDHNTPHHSNSSSAGDAAEDQWMRHFRNAGLAYWSDEGMALLGEDNIADASTMISDMNFRSDFLNSSDGQEDFDDPDSSTPGEWERRHWTVTNFNYTSLYYREDHYDRLRSATQRELTLPFERGEKFIESFDDKFLSTRQKGYGTVLFNDRLSWWTSEGQTEELNGFGGGNISAFWTPATGTVLMGVARGTRHGGHDLQDWPMWPVHALSGQTTGGAAFSSALQRHPEASYALNQDLPTVTVSGDLSNEWSDPTGGISGQASYQREFTIGEEELYVTTSVNGDSGTEVEELYEILPVFRRNASDQSSDTQTQIAFEVDGSWEPAGTDMKTVTRIRLQRFEGTVMIEFASPARVKLSSEDFYINPSSQSGAQVRNILIDLLGSGGPAPLGGQAIEYRIYNPDVSTNDDWQDEPDPDTTSPEISVSHSPSNPNDTDEITFSATAEDSSGISKIEIYVNENLEKTCEGSTNCEVIGGPYPAGDVSYHAIAYDASGQANKAESSVKTVSVSNSEDTEADTTAPEISVSHSPSNPDETDEITFSATAEDSSGISKIEIYVSDSLEKTCEESTDCKLTGGPYPAGDISYQAIAYDASGKTNEAESKSKTISVSEEEYPENNNWPTIDTPELSKKGEMLHVEASKAQDEDGDSVFTNIDWRINGESISLINYSFDVEGSVAKDSLAKDFTSYQNHGKQKTKSHIPAWTTKGRKAGAYYFDGQGDHIYTPTSDKIESLKAFTIEFWMKHDNWGKEWATLVSKPYYNDKWEDPWSVFKIGRDGPREQLNFQITVSDGKAVSVQSKSDISGNQWVHVVGTYDGKMLKLYINGELDKQIQVDEPLVSGRKTGIYLGSKWGKDNEQEAYRGLMDEFRLFNRALSPQQIERHYATKYTDFSLDEVSDGEEWTALVTPTDTKVYGESKESNELVIEQSNNDEGSELTLSQNYPNPFQSETNIEYTLPDEEVEVSLIIYNTVGKKVATLVDSEPQSGVQQIPFDASDFNLSSGIYFYRLKAGDTHFLKKMTYIK
- the rfbC gene encoding dTDP-4-dehydrorhamnose 3,5-epimerase gives rise to the protein MIFHKTNLKDAYIIELNKLKDERGFFARQYCQNEFRDHGIQISIVQANVSYNKLKGTLRGMHYQTEPHGEAKLVRCTKGGIYDAIIDVRSGSPTFKKWIGVELTEHNHKMLYVPEGFAHGFITLQDDTEVTYQVSEFYTPGAEEGIRWNDPTFNIDWPAEVNVISEKDLNWPDFDSE
- the rfbF gene encoding glucose-1-phosphate cytidylyltransferase, which gives rise to MKVVILAGGYGTRLSEETAVRPKPMVEIGEKPILWHIMKIYSSYGLNDFVICCGYKGRIIKEYFSNYFLHESDMTFDLKNNSMEVHHNDVEPWKVSLIDTGSGTMTGGRLKRVGHLLDGETFCLTYGDGVSNLNIKKLIEFHKDHNLKATLTAVQQPGRFGAFKLGKGEYVIDSFNEKPKEEGAWINGGFFVLEPEVLDLIEGDSTVWEREPLERLANSQELAAFRHYGFWHPMDTLRDKNNLEDLWKSDSCPWRVWAKSSKEEYV
- a CDS encoding NAD(P)H-dependent oxidoreductase; this translates as MIIVDKALEKREKEKNPIKVGMVGAGFMGKGIALQIHAATKGMRLVAISNRDKEKAYKAYSKAGIKNVEEVDSVDKLDSAVRNNKSTVTDNPFLLCKSAEIDVIVEVTGAVKFSAEVVLEAIQNKKHVVLMNAELDGTVGPILKVYADKNDVIITNADGDQPGVIMNLYRFVKGIGVKPVLCGNIKGLHDPYRNPTTQEGFAKKWGQKPSMVTSFADGSKISFEQAIVANATNMKVGKRGMYGPTVPSGTPISEVIREYPEELLEIEQGVVDYVVGAVPGPGVFIIGTHDNPTQQHYLNLYKLGEGPYYCFHTPYHLCHFEVPNTIVRAALFDDATIAPNGGPSVEVITIAKKDLKAGEVIDGIGHYMTYGVCENAEVTDSENLLPLGVAEGCTLKKDIAKDQAITYDDVKVPEGRLIDQLRIEQKKYFS
- the lhgO gene encoding L-2-hydroxyglutarate oxidase, whose translation is MYNYIIAGGGIVGLATAFALKQKKRDLSIIILEKENALATHQTGRNSGVIHSGVYYKPGSIKADLATRGSRSMIEFCREFGIAYEKCGKVIVATDQRELDYLDVLAERGKMNGLSIKRIGKDELNELEPHVNGIAALHVPEAGIVNYREVSEVLANELLKSGVEIAYNNKVTGIVTESENCLIEATGGIFKAEYLINCAGLNSDILAAKSGIELRHRIVPFRGEYYELIPERRYLVKNLIYPVPNPSFPFLGVHFTRMIDGSIHAGPNAVLSLKREGYEKFSFNASDTWSTISYPGFWRLVQRHWQDGFREFYRSISKAEFVKSLQKLIPEISAEDLIPSPSGIRAQALNPDGSLVDDFLIMYEGRSIHVCNAPSPAATASLEIGKKISEYALNLNKLKTVA